From Thermogemmatispora onikobensis, a single genomic window includes:
- a CDS encoding DUF5679 domain-containing protein, which yields MADMAYCVKCKEKREIKDAHQVTMKNGRAALQGTCPVCGTRLNRILPGASKK from the coding sequence ATGGCAGACATGGCGTATTGTGTCAAGTGCAAAGAGAAGCGGGAGATCAAGGATGCGCATCAGGTGACGATGAAGAATGGAAGGGCGGCGCTGCAGGGTACCTGTCCCGTCTGCGGCACACGCCTGAACCGTATTCTGCCTGGTGCCAGCAAGAAATAA